The following DNA comes from Rosa rugosa chromosome 5, drRosRugo1.1, whole genome shotgun sequence.
tggttttctctAATCACCCACAGAAACGGACGACCAGATTTCAACAACCCTTTTGCAATTTCCTCCATTTGAATCTTGGACAGCACGGAAATGCTCCCAAACGAGACGTAGATGACAGATTCTTTCGGCTTCGAGTTCAACCATTCTAGGTACGCTGAGTTCTTTGAATTCTCGAATAGATCGCCTCCGAATGATTTATCGGATGGATCCTTGCCGTCCAAGAAAGCAGATGGCATTAATGGCCCGATTCCGATCAAGTTGAACTCGTCAATTGCTTTTAACGCCTCCGGCTCAAGTGCATCGAACGTGTTCACCAGGATGGTTGGCTTGCTTTCTTTTCGTAGCAGCTCGAACTGTTCTTCAATCAATGGGAGAGCGAAATTGTACGGATTCGAATCCACCATGAAGGAGGGCAGGTCGCGGCTCTTCAGCGATTGTGGCAGTCCTGGTAATTCTACTGCATGGGAAGGGTCACTATTATTAGCCGTGGCACTGTTTCTGATGAGATCTTTGTAGCCGTTAAAATAATAGTAGTATATGTCGAACACTGCGGCGGGCTGAATCCAAACGAGCGCGGCCGGGAGGTGAAGTTCACTGGCCACTACCGCCACCCAAGGGAGTAGTATGGTGTACACTATGCAAGTGTAAGGGCGGCCCTCGTTCGCACTAGACACCACGATATCCGCGAGAGCTCGCGAGCCACGGCTCCTTAGCTCGGACATGTAGAGATCTATGTCGTCCCCGGGCTTAAACCCGTCGTCATAGCCGTCAGAGAAGGGAGCAAAAGTCAGGCCACGAGGAGTACACGAGCCATTGCCTATGCGGCGAATGGCAGATGTGGCCGTGAAAAAGGTCACGTCCGCGCCCGTGGTGCTGATGAGACGCTTTGCGAATTGCATGGAAGGATTGATGTGGCCTTGAGCGGGGAATGTGACGAGAAGGAAGCGGTGTTGCGTCATGGTGGTGGTTGCGTTGCGGAGGCGCGTAATGCAGAGTGGAGTTGTTGCGACTAGGAGTATATACGT
Coding sequences within:
- the LOC133712278 gene encoding phloretin 4'-O-glucosyltransferase-like, whose amino-acid sequence is MTQHRFLLVTFPAQGHINPSMQFAKRLISTTGADVTFFTATSAIRRIGNGSCTPRGLTFAPFSDGYDDGFKPGDDIDLYMSELRSRGSRALADIVVSSANEGRPYTCIVYTILLPWVAVVASELHLPAALVWIQPAAVFDIYYYYFNGYKDLIRNSATANNSDPSHAVELPGLPQSLKSRDLPSFMVDSNPYNFALPLIEEQFELLRKESKPTILVNTFDALEPEALKAIDEFNLIGIGPLMPSAFLDGKDPSDKSFGGDLFENSKNSAYLEWLNSKPKESVIYVSFGSISVLSKIQMEEIAKGLLKSGRPFLWVIRENQKNGEGKEEKEEDKLSCREELEELGMIVPWCCQVEVLSNTSLGCFVTHCGWNSSLESLVSGVPVVAFPQWTDQGTNAKLIEDTWKTGVRVAPNEEGLVVGEELKRCLDLVMESEEMRRNAKKWKDLAREAVSEGGSSNKNLKVFLDQIGDGCFLA